TATTTAGGTGTCGTTTTAGCATATGTTGCTTTTAATGCGCCATACGTAATATATCTAGTGTACTCATATATGTTTGCTATTCCAGAGGAACTTGAAGAAGCATTATTAGTCGATGGTTATACAAAGTTCCATGTATTAACGAAACTAATATTTCCTCTATCATTTCCAGTCATAGTTACAGGCGTATTATGGACTTTTATGCAGTCTTGGAACGAAGTATTATATGCACTAGTTATACTAAGCTCCCCGAATCTTATGACTGCTCCGATAGGTATGGCTACACTTCAGCCTGGTGAAAGCATAACTCCATGGGGCACACTCTGGGCTTTCTCCCTTATATACTCAATTCCCCCATTAATTGTGTTTTATGCTCTTCAGCAATATTACATAACAGGTATTATGAGAGGAGCTGTAAAAGCAGCTTGAAACCACTTCAAGCTATTACTTTTTACAAGTTTAACATTAAAAATTATTTTAACTAAATACGGAAACTGA
This genomic window from Candidatus Bathyarchaeota archaeon contains:
- a CDS encoding carbohydrate ABC transporter permease codes for the protein MKIKPEDAARLLAYICVISIGTTWLFPIFWAFSSAFKYDIDIFNPAMVIPPRWTLDNFKEPYFKPIFLTWIGNSFIVSGITTVIVILISVPAGHILARARSKFYHILSRILIFAYLFPSTFLVVGFIRLLGAFGMLNSYLGVVLAYVAFNAPYVIYLVYSYMFAIPEELEEALLVDGYTKFHVLTKLIFPLSFPVIVTGVLWTFMQSWNEVLYALVILSSPNLMTAPIGMATLQPGESITPWGTLWAFSLIYSIPPLIVFYALQQYYITGIMRGAVKAA